A single Lactuca sativa cultivar Salinas chromosome 8, Lsat_Salinas_v11, whole genome shotgun sequence DNA region contains:
- the LOC128127987 gene encoding uncharacterized protein LOC128127987, with protein MVAERDVDSGGWGGCGNGNEWGGGGGYCSVVVTGCGGGCWWWWWMVGVRVARGRRGGGGLVMGSIVMVVVVAGGGDSDGRGVVEVDGGWWVVGSGDGNG; from the exons ATGGTGGCAGAGCGTGATGTTGATAGTGGTGGGTGGGGTGGTTGTGGTAATGGTAATGagtggggtggtggtggtgggtattGTTCGGTAGTGGTGACGGGTTGTGGGGGtggttgttggtggtggtggtggatggtgGGGGTGAGGGTGGCACGTGGTAGGcgtggtggtggcgg GTTGGTGATGGGGAGTATCgtgatggtggtggtagtggcgggtggtggtgatagTGATGGTCGTGGGGTGGTGGAAGTAGATGGTGGTTGGTGGGTAGTGGGTAGTGGTGATGGTAATGGGTGA